The DNA segment GCTTGGCCGATTCTGCCCAGTAGGTTTGATCGTTGCCATAGCGGGACACATGGCGCGGCTGATCATGATTGCTCAGGTACAGGCTGTTCCAGCCCTCCCGGGCTACCTCACGCTGCCAGGTGTACAGAACCGACCGCAGCCGGGCCGGATCAAACGGGACGGGATCATACTTGCCGCGCGGGCCATGATCGACCATGACATGCTCGAAGGTAAAAATCATATTCAGGCGCTCAAGCTCTGGCCGGGTGAGCTCCAGCGCGCGATCACGCGTGCCGTCGATCAGTTCACCAACCGTGATAGTTTCGTACTTGCCAAGAACCTCGCGCTGCATCTCGTCCATAAACTCAAGAAATCGCGGACCATTCACATAATGCTCGGTTCCGACCAGTGGACTGTCTCCGACAACCCCGTCCGGTAATCCCGGGGTTTTGGAGATCAGATTGATTACATCCATCCGGAACCCGTCCACACCGCGATCCAGCCACCAACGCATCATCTCCCATATCCGTTGCCGCAGCTCGGGATTCTCCCAGTTCAGGTCGGGCTGTTTTTTCGAGAACAGGTGCAGATAGTACTGCCCGGAGGACTCGTCAAACTCCCACGCTGACCCGCTGAAAAAGCTGGTCCAGTTGTTCGGCGGCCCCCCGTTGGGAGCCGGGTCGCGCCAGATGTAGTAGTCGCGGGTCGGTGAGTCCCGGCCTTCGCGCGCCATGGTAAACCAGCTGTGCTCGTCGGAGCTGTGATTGACCACCAGGTCCATGATCAGCCTGATGCCGTACTGATGCATGGTTTCCAGCATACGATCGAAGTCCTGCATGGTCCCGAACTCGGGATGGATATCCTGATAATCGGATATGTCGTAGCCATTATCGTCCATCGGGCTGCGATAGACCGGACTCAACCACACAACGTCTACTCCCAGCTCGGCCAGATACGGAATTCTCTCGATAATGCCGGGGATATCCCCTACCCCATCGTTGTTTCCATCGGCAAAACTGCGGGGATAAATCTGGTACACAATGCTGTTTTTCCACCAAGCCATGGTATTGCTCCTCGGTGCAGGTGTTGCTTCGCGCTGCGGGCGAAAACTGTACTATAGCGTATGCGCCGGATTAGTGAAAGCGTCTGTAGATCTGCAGCAGTTCCGGGCTGTCCGGCGTGTACGGGCTCCCGTCAAAATCACCGTAGCTGCGCTCCAGCTGCAGACCGGCTGCCATACAGGCCTGCTGCACCTCCTCGCCGGTATGCAGGAACAGCTCGTTCGAGATATGCAGCATCTCCCGGTCGTCCGCCAGGTCGTAGAACCAGTCGAATCGCAAACGGCGCGTGGCGGCAGAATAGCGGGTCGATTCATAACAATCAATGTCATGTCCGTCGGGATCACAGAAACGCTCCAGATGCCGCAGCTCGCTGCCGTCCGGCCGACACAGTTCGTCGTCCGGCTGCAGCAGCGACAGTACACATCGCCCGCCGACACGCAGATGGCGGGCACATCCCTCGGCCAGCTGCTGCAATGGGGTGCCGGGCCCGATATGCCCGATGGAGTGATACGGAAACAGCACCAGGTCGTAGCGGTCGGGCAGCTGCAGGCGGCAAACATCCATCTGGACCAAGCGCAGTAAGCTGCGCTGCTCTTCCGGCAGTGCCGCCGCCTCCTGTCGGGCGAACGCCAGCATATGCGGATCAAGATCAACCCCGGTTACCCGCATACCGTGCGCCACCAGGGGCAGACTCAATCTGCCGGTGCCGCAACCGAGCTCCAGCAGATCGCTGCCGGTCTGCCCGGCCAGTGCAAGGTAAAACTGCAGATCCGGCAGCTGCTGCCGATGCTGCGATGCATAGAGGCGTGGAAAGCTGTAGGGTGATTCTGGCATCTGCATACCGCTGGTATCAGACACCCTTGTTTTCGCGTCGGGCGCGACTGATCCGCTCCATCTTGCGGTAATACTTGGCCTGCTTTTCCAGTTCGGAGATATCGCTGCAGTACAGCTTGTTCTCGATCACCTTGAACTTCTTATCCCGCAGGAACTCACGCAGCTTCATCTGTCCGGTATCGGTTGGCAGGCCCACCATGTTCATCAGTTCCTTGGGACCAAAGTCAAAGGTATGTGAACCGCCCCGGCGGATCTCGATCCGCCCCTTCTCGAGTTGATTCAGCAGCGCATCGTACATCCGCCCGATCGGGTTCTCTATCAGGGTATTGGCAAGGCTCTTGTAGATCAGCCAGATACGCTCCGACAACAGTGTCGTCAGCCGGGCTATAATCTGCGGCTGAGACTGAACCATACGGCCGAAGTTCTCCTTGTTCACTGCCAGCAGCACAGCCTGCTCAAAGGCGATTGCGCTGGCCGATCGCGGTTTGTTCTCCAGCAGCGCCATCTCCCCAAAGATATCTCCCGGTTTCAGCATCGCCAGCAGGACCTCGTTATCGTTAATGATCTTGGAAATCTTGATGCGACCGCTCTGAATTATGTACAACTCGCGCCCCGGCATGGATTCGGCGAACACCATGGTGTCCTTGGGGTACTCGCGGGTAAACTGATCCTCTGACGGGTCAAGATGCACCGGCGAGGCATAGGGCTGGATCTTTTCCATCCGCTCACGGGCCTTATCCTGATCACGACCCTGGGGAACCAGTTTCAGATACTGATAGTAGGCGTAGTAGGCAAGATTGTACTGGTTCTGCTTGAGGTAGTACTCCCCGATATAGAAAAGGTGGTCGCTGCTGGTCTCGGAGCTGGTCTTGTAGGTGCGGCTGGCCAGGGCCTCATCCAGGTAGCGCATCCGCCGCGAGAATGCCTCGATGATCTTCATGGCAACCGGTGTGTTCCGCTCAATCAGCAGATGGTACTGGTTACGACGGACTGCGATCAGCGAAACCTCGGTCATAGCGCGGGCGGTCTCGATATGGCTGTGTGCAGACATGGTAGACACAACCCCGAAAAAATCGCCCGGCCCGAGGATGTTGCCGCCCTGTTCCTGGACAACCTCCACCTCCTTGCTGATCTCCACCTTTCCTGAGCGAATGATGTAGAAGCAATCGGCGTCGGCCTTGCCTTCGACGATAATGTACGCTCCCTCCGGAAAGGAAACGATTGACAGCTGTAACGGATTCGCATTTCCCATGTACGCTCAAGTATATTTCAAAAAAGCCGAGTTGTCATGTCATACAAACAACTCGGCAAATAAATCACACGGAAAACAGGGGAAAGCCGGCGCAGAACTCCCGCACCTCGGCGCGCACACTGGCCAGTACGGCTTCGTCTCCACCGCTCTTGAGTACCCGCAGGATAAAACCGGCGATGGTATGCATGTCATCCTCCTTCATGCCGCGGGTAGTTACCGCCGGGGTTCCTACCCGTATACCGGAGGTTACCAGAGGACTGCGGGTATCATATGGTATGCCATTCTTGTTGGCGGTAATACCAGCCGCGTCCAGCATGCGCTCCGCATCCCGACCGCTGATCCCCAGCTCGGTCAGATCCAGCAGCATCAGGTGATTATCGGTCCCGCCGGAGACAAGACGCAGCCCGCCATCGGCCAGGGCCTTGGCAAGTACAGCGGCATTGCGTACCACCTGAGCCTGATACCCGCGGAAATTGTCCTGCAGGGCCTCTCGAAAGGCTACGGCCTTGGCAGCAATGATATGCATCAATGGCCCACCCTGGATTCCCGGCATGACGGTCGAGTCAAGCAGCTCCGAGAACCGCTTGGTACGCCCGCTTTTGGGGGCGACCACTCCCATATCGTTCTCGCGATCCTTGCCGATCAGAATCATGCCGCCGCGCGGTCCGCGCAGGGTTTTATGGGTAGTGGTGGTAACAAAATCAGCGTACGGCAGCGGGCTGGGGTGTTCGCCAGCCGCCACCAGCCCGGCTATATGGGCCATGTCGGTCACGAAATAGGCGCCAACCTCCCGGGCAATCTCGGCGAATCGGGGAAAATCAATGGTTCGCGGGTACGCCGACGCACCGGCCACAATCAGTCTGGGCTTTTCCTTGCGGGCAATCTCGGCAATCTCGTCATAGTCCAGGGTTTCGCTGTCACGACTCACCCCGTAACTGACTGCCCGATAGAGCTTGCCGGAGAAGCTTACCGAAGCACCATGTGTCAGGTGACCGCCATGTGCCAGGTCCATACCCATGATTGTATCGCCCGGGTTCAGCACGGTCATGTACACGGCCATGTTGGCATTGCTGCCAGAATGAGGCTGGACGTTTACATGCTCGGCCTGAAACAGCTGCCTGGCCCGATCGCGTGCCAGATCTTCGGCCAGATCAACATACTCGCATCCGCCATAATAGCGTTTATCGGGATAGCCCTCGGCATATTTATTGGTTAAAACGGTGCCGGCCGCCTCCAGAACCGCTTGACTGGTATAATTCTCCGAAGCGATCAGCTCCAGTTTGTGTTTCTGGCGATCCTCTTCTTTGCGTATAACCTCTACGAGTTCCGGATCGGTCTCCAGTAAATGCTGCATTTCCACCCTCCTGCGCCTGCTTTAAGTATCCGAGGATATGCAAAATAAAATGCGCTGTCAATAAAGCCCTGCGTTGCGCCGCTGCCGGATACACTCTACACTACCTGTATGCGGATGGCTCGAAAACAATGGCTGATATACCTGGTGCCGGCGGGGTGCAGCGGCGCAGCGGCGATACTCCTGGCCGCTTCACCACTGGCCCCGGCCCTGCTGCTGCCGGCAGCGATACTTCCCCCGATCGGTGCGATCGGATTTCTGATACTCGGCTGGCGTACCGCCGGATCTGTCGGAGCCCGTTTTACCATGCTGAAGCGGGATCTGCATGACTGCGACCGGCTGCGCAACCCGATTACCCTGCCGCGAACCGGCGGGGACGAGATCGACCAGATTATCGGTCGCATACGCAGCTACATCCGAACCCCACAGGAGCAGCTGCAGGCGGCCCGCGAACAGACAGATCTGTACCTTACCGCCCAGAGCGATGCACAGAGTGCTATCCGGCAGATCACGGCCGAGCTGTCAGGGCTTTCAGCGCTCACCACCGGATTGAATGGCCGCATTGCCGCTTACGATCAGGTAATGCTGACTACCGAGGAGAGCCTGAGAATTCTGGAGCTGAAGACCGAACGACTCCAGGACCAGGGTGACACCCAGGCGGTACAGGTTACCCAGACCACCGCAGCAATCGAGGAAATACACGCCTCGGTCGGATCGATCACCGAACGGGCCGATTCTCGCCGCCAGAGTGCACTGGAGCTGCGTGAGTCCGCCAGTCGCGACGAACAGTCCATCCGACAGTCCCGTGCCGATATCGTCACCATTGCCGAGGAGATTGCCGGCGTAAGCGAAATCCTGGCCAGCATCAATGCGATCAGCGAACAAACCAGCCAGCTCAGCCTGAATGCCTTTATCGAGAGTGCCCACGGAGGCGAGAACAACAAGGGATTTGAGGTAGTAGCCTCCGAGATACGCCAGCTGGCAGACTCCACGGCCGAGAATGCCGATGGCATCAGAACCCTGCTGCATCGCATCGATGACCGCATCCGAGAGGCACGTTTTTTCAGCGACAAAACCCTGCACACCTTTCACACCTCAGTCAAGGTAATCAATGAGTTCGCAGACAGCATGGAAGGGATTTCCGGTCTGATGCAGTACACCAATACCACCAGCACCGCGCTGGTAGAGGAAGCCCAAACCATCTCATCACGGGCCGACGGCATACAGGAACTGAGTGCATCGGTGCATAAGCTGGTGGCGGAGGGTCGCGAACGCCTGGAGCAAACCCGCGGCATCAGCCGCCAGCTGGAGGAGTTCGTCACCCGTACCGACAGTGCAGTACGGGCGCTGGAACAGGATATTGCTACTGCCAAGCAGCACGGCGAGCAGACCAACCGTCAGCTGCGCAGCCTGCAGCAGCAGCTGCTGCTCAGTGAGAACGACTGAACATTACCAGCGGGCGCTGCCACACCAATCGCAAATCCAGCCCATTCAGGTTGCCGTACACGATTTGATCGGCTGGCATCGGATTGTCTGCAACCGTGTGCAGGGTACTGAACCGGTCGATCCTTCGCGGGATCGCATCCCCGCGATGCAGCGCCGCCCGATGGGCGTCAAGATTCTCGCTGTAATACCCCGGCTCCTCTTCAAAACCGGCAGCCCACGGCAGCTCTGCTGCGATTGCATCGGCAAGAAAGGGATCCATCGGTACCCAGCCGAAATCCAGGGCAAACCACTCCACCCAGTGATGATAGCGCGCAACATCACCTGGCGGAATCAACACCCCCGTTATCACCCGCGCAGGAATGTCGCGACTGCGCAGCAAAGAGGCCATCAGGACAGCATACTCACGAGAGGATGCTGCATCCTCGCCGGCTGGTTGCAGCCGTGCCCGTACACCGGAAAACAGATTCCGCGCAATGGTCAAGGGATTGCTGGAACTGCCGCCCAGGGATCGGGCATCGCTGCGGGTGGCTGAGTCTACCGGCACCCCGGCTGTCGGCCCCAGGTATTCACGATACAGAGGGTTGTCAGCCTGGTACCCGCTGCGAACCGCCGAGGGCAGCAGGGTGGTCTCCACTGTGTAGCGGGTAAGGGCCACATGCTTGCGCACCAGCTCGCCCGGCTGGGTCAGACGGGTCCTGGGCTCGATCCAGCTGCGCGGCAGAACGTACTTGAGCATATCCTGGTCGGCATAGCGCGGCTCGGGGTACAACCGCGTGTACTCGACGGCACGCTGAAAGGGTGATTCCGGCACAGCCGGCAGCCACAGCACCAGCTCACCGGAGACCCCTGCATCACGGGATTCCTCATCAGCCTGCCGCTCCTGATCCTCATCCGCGGCTGCAGCCCCGGTTGTTACCGCCTCGGCCGATACGTTCCCGGCCGCCGGGTCGGCTTCGTTCTGCGCGTCGGTTACATCCGTAGCCTCGGCCGTTACTGCCTCCGCCCCGGCAACCGTGAGCGCATAGCTGAACACGATCTCCTGCGGGTTGCGGTACCGATAAGTACCAACGAGATCCTGCAGTTCCAGACTGTCCAGATCGCTTTCTCCATGGGCGGTACGAACCATTACCTGGTCAGCAACAATGCCATACGGCGCAAAGAACCGGATGGTATCGGTAGACCACAGCGATATGGAGGATGATGGGACCACATATTCCGACGGAAAGCCGCCAATCTCGTCATCGGCACGCCCCTGGGGACGCAGCACGATGCTGCCAGCGGCACTGGACACCCCGAAGTTCCGGCCGCTGATGGTAACCTCACGCCCGGGGGCGGACACATTCGGCGAGACCGAGTAGATAAAGGGTGCTGTCTGATAGGCGGCTTCCCCGCCCGAAACCGTTGGCGCGCTCTCCCGGTTGGTAAAGAGCATCGCGTTGCTGACAGTGCCGTTCACCGCAACCCTGACAAGCCCGGTGTACACCGGACCGGGTACACTGAAACGGATACGCCGGTCAGCCCATTCGCGAATGTTGGCGCGCGGCACCACCCTGCCGCCGATCTCTATTCGCCCGGACTCAGAGAACCCGCGCCCCTCAACTATAACTACGTCACCAGCACGCCCGGCAGTTGGCGAAACACTGTCGATCCGCGGACCGACAGCTGCGAGGGTGCTTATCCCCCAGATCATAAGAACCACCAACAGCAGAACCGCCGCCAGCAGCAGGACACGATGATTCATACCAGTCTCCTCAGACTATTGTTCCTGCGAACCGACACCATTGCGGCGATCGATAACCTTGTGCAGCTGAACCTCAAGCTCCAGATTCATGCTGTCTGAGCTCTGACCGGCGGCATGAACCCCCAAGGGAAAGAAAAACAGGGACTCGCCCAGCGCCAGCGGAAGGCTCTTGAACGCCGTGCGGTACCGAACACCCTCGGTTCCCTGCACACTTAACCAGGTTTGCCCCTGGGCTACCAGCATAACCGTGTCGCCATCCTGATCGTAAGGAGTGAACTTGGCCAGCACTACAATACTGTCCCCCTCCAGCTGCACCGTCACCGTGCGGCCGGATATGGTACGTCGCA comes from the Spirochaeta africana DSM 8902 genome and includes:
- a CDS encoding alpha-glucosidase, with protein sequence MAWWKNSIVYQIYPRSFADGNNDGVGDIPGIIERIPYLAELGVDVVWLSPVYRSPMDDNGYDISDYQDIHPEFGTMQDFDRMLETMHQYGIRLIMDLVVNHSSDEHSWFTMAREGRDSPTRDYYIWRDPAPNGGPPNNWTSFFSGSAWEFDESSGQYYLHLFSKKQPDLNWENPELRQRIWEMMRWWLDRGVDGFRMDVINLISKTPGLPDGVVGDSPLVGTEHYVNGPRFLEFMDEMQREVLGKYETITVGELIDGTRDRALELTRPELERLNMIFTFEHVMVDHGPRGKYDPVPFDPARLRSVLYTWQREVAREGWNSLYLSNHDQPRHVSRYGNDQTYWAESAKLWALVLHGLRGTPYVYQGEEIGMTNYPFTSIDQFRDIEALNAYDAMRNEYGMSDEEALRRLNAHSRDHARTPVQWQADMEEVFPHPWIAVNPNATAVNVQSQLKDSNSVWELYRRAIGYRSELPVLTGDWSAMAEDHPGAFVFARSCDDQLLLVLANPTDDAIELDLATGDFPSGWEQLVAEVNPRLILSSVQDMRELPRAVSFEPARVVLQPWEAAWLLWDRR
- a CDS encoding class I SAM-dependent methyltransferase, which gives rise to MQMPESPYSFPRLYASQHRQQLPDLQFYLALAGQTGSDLLELGCGTGRLSLPLVAHGMRVTGVDLDPHMLAFARQEAAALPEEQRSLLRLVQMDVCRLQLPDRYDLVLFPYHSIGHIGPGTPLQQLAEGCARHLRVGGRCVLSLLQPDDELCRPDGSELRHLERFCDPDGHDIDCYESTRYSAATRRLRFDWFYDLADDREMLHISNELFLHTGEEVQQACMAAGLQLERSYGDFDGSPYTPDSPELLQIYRRFH
- a CDS encoding Crp/Fnr family transcriptional regulator → MGNANPLQLSIVSFPEGAYIIVEGKADADCFYIIRSGKVEISKEVEVVQEQGGNILGPGDFFGVVSTMSAHSHIETARAMTEVSLIAVRRNQYHLLIERNTPVAMKIIEAFSRRMRYLDEALASRTYKTSSETSSDHLFYIGEYYLKQNQYNLAYYAYYQYLKLVPQGRDQDKARERMEKIQPYASPVHLDPSEDQFTREYPKDTMVFAESMPGRELYIIQSGRIKISKIINDNEVLLAMLKPGDIFGEMALLENKPRSASAIAFEQAVLLAVNKENFGRMVQSQPQIIARLTTLLSERIWLIYKSLANTLIENPIGRMYDALLNQLEKGRIEIRRGGSHTFDFGPKELMNMVGLPTDTGQMKLREFLRDKKFKVIENKLYCSDISELEKQAKYYRKMERISRARRENKGV
- the glyA gene encoding serine hydroxymethyltransferase, producing the protein MQHLLETDPELVEVIRKEEDRQKHKLELIASENYTSQAVLEAAGTVLTNKYAEGYPDKRYYGGCEYVDLAEDLARDRARQLFQAEHVNVQPHSGSNANMAVYMTVLNPGDTIMGMDLAHGGHLTHGASVSFSGKLYRAVSYGVSRDSETLDYDEIAEIARKEKPRLIVAGASAYPRTIDFPRFAEIAREVGAYFVTDMAHIAGLVAAGEHPSPLPYADFVTTTTHKTLRGPRGGMILIGKDRENDMGVVAPKSGRTKRFSELLDSTVMPGIQGGPLMHIIAAKAVAFREALQDNFRGYQAQVVRNAAVLAKALADGGLRLVSGGTDNHLMLLDLTELGISGRDAERMLDAAGITANKNGIPYDTRSPLVTSGIRVGTPAVTTRGMKEDDMHTIAGFILRVLKSGGDEAVLASVRAEVREFCAGFPLFSV
- a CDS encoding methyl-accepting chemotaxis protein, which encodes MRMARKQWLIYLVPAGCSGAAAILLAASPLAPALLLPAAILPPIGAIGFLILGWRTAGSVGARFTMLKRDLHDCDRLRNPITLPRTGGDEIDQIIGRIRSYIRTPQEQLQAAREQTDLYLTAQSDAQSAIRQITAELSGLSALTTGLNGRIAAYDQVMLTTEESLRILELKTERLQDQGDTQAVQVTQTTAAIEEIHASVGSITERADSRRQSALELRESASRDEQSIRQSRADIVTIAEEIAGVSEILASINAISEQTSQLSLNAFIESAHGGENNKGFEVVASEIRQLADSTAENADGIRTLLHRIDDRIREARFFSDKTLHTFHTSVKVINEFADSMEGISGLMQYTNTTSTALVEEAQTISSRADGIQELSASVHKLVAEGRERLEQTRGISRQLEEFVTRTDSAVRALEQDIATAKQHGEQTNRQLRSLQQQLLLSEND
- a CDS encoding IPT/TIG domain-containing protein: MNHRVLLLAAVLLLVVLMIWGISTLAAVGPRIDSVSPTAGRAGDVVIVEGRGFSESGRIEIGGRVVPRANIREWADRRIRFSVPGPVYTGLVRVAVNGTVSNAMLFTNRESAPTVSGGEAAYQTAPFIYSVSPNVSAPGREVTISGRNFGVSSAAGSIVLRPQGRADDEIGGFPSEYVVPSSSISLWSTDTIRFFAPYGIVADQVMVRTAHGESDLDSLELQDLVGTYRYRNPQEIVFSYALTVAGAEAVTAEATDVTDAQNEADPAAGNVSAEAVTTGAAAADEDQERQADEESRDAGVSGELVLWLPAVPESPFQRAVEYTRLYPEPRYADQDMLKYVLPRSWIEPRTRLTQPGELVRKHVALTRYTVETTLLPSAVRSGYQADNPLYREYLGPTAGVPVDSATRSDARSLGGSSSNPLTIARNLFSGVRARLQPAGEDAASSREYAVLMASLLRSRDIPARVITGVLIPPGDVARYHHWVEWFALDFGWVPMDPFLADAIAAELPWAAGFEEEPGYYSENLDAHRAALHRGDAIPRRIDRFSTLHTVADNPMPADQIVYGNLNGLDLRLVWQRPLVMFSRSH